gaaataaattaccaatcaatcaatcaatcaatagtATGTGCAGGGGTCTGTGTCCAATATCAGCAAGTTTTGGAGGAAACTCTTCCTTCCACAgaattttgtcttcttttttgggTTGCTTCCTGAGGGTGGTGTGCAGTTAGTTTCATTTGTAACATTAATCTAGTTATAAAATAGGGTTCTAAGTTTAAATCAGTTGCCTAGGATGAGACGATCATGTGTTCTATACCTGAGACAAACTGTTGTCTCTGGTATTAttctaataataattaaaaaaccatcttgatgctcaatcatccaggtataGAAATCCcacaaagttgattctgttcacctggacgtagcgtttttcagacaaaacgtttctcccactaaaaatgctacatccagatgGATTTTAATTTTGATAAAAGTCTACACAGCAATGTGACTTTATCATAATTGTATTACATTTGAATGGAAAAGAGAGCAAGCTACATCATACTGGCGTGTGCCTTTTAAACTCAAACACAACTGATTTGTATATTTTGTAATCATCTCATATAATGTAGGTaaactttcacatttattacatatGATCACTACATGATATAAATGTATCAAatcaaatgtaaaattaaaaaacagcagTCGCAATACAAAGAGGAAAATCCCTGAGAAAGCACAAGTGTATATTGGActtaaaagcagagaaaatttcattccattttttttttaaattacttccAGTTACACCTCAGAAGTTAATCGATTCAAATGCTCAAAAATGCCACACGGTCCATTATAATCAAACACCTTGGTACTCGTGTTTGCAGTGTCCAACAAAGAGAGGCTCTGCCTGGATACCCCGCCTGCAAACGAAGTGAAACAGAAGCATCGGTGTATATTAAGCAGACCTCATAAAAAAAGAGTGCGGCGATGTGTTGAGGTATGCCATGTGCGTTATCAGAAAAGCTAAAGTACCTCAGGAGTTCGCAACGAAAGTCCTGCAATCGAGGAAACGCCTTGTCCACGTCAGAGGTCTGCTTCTCATCGCTCCACAGTCTCTCTGCGGCAGCACTTGCCCTTGGCCTGTGATTTTGGATTCATCCGGTCATTATTTTGATTAATCTCATGGGCTGCACATTCTACTTAGGTTCTCTAGTTTGATCATTTCAGGGATCTTTTCAATCTCTTACCAAAGACGTGGGGTCAGATTAGTGGCATCTACATATTCCCCCCACATGCAAACTTCACCCCCTATCACCAGCTTCTTCTGTTCCTCGGTACCTGTGAAAAagatgtggattttttttcttgaataaCATGTTATACTTTAGAATTGGCTATTTACAGTTCAATGTTATCACACCACTTCAAGTCAAACTTGTCAAGTCAGAGTTTTAATGGGTCTTACTAATAAGAAATCTCTACTGATAGCTCCCACCACCAGAGAAGCACCATGGACAGCACATAAGTGAGCAAGGTTgtattattttgttatattaCTTGGCCAACACACACCAGAAAAGTTCAGAGGCTGCACGGTATAGTAGTTGCGCCAGTCCTGGCCATAGGAAATGTGGTTGATGTACCAAGGTGCAGCGAGCAGGACCCTGTAGCCAGCTTTGGTGATAGCGCTGAGTTCTGCCGCATAAGAAGCGGGGAGGCCCTTCCAGATGTGCAGCACTGTGTCCTTAGGAATCTGAGAAgggtaacaacaacaactgtcTTGCTCCTTGTGTGTTATATTGCccaagtttttttttgtatgttgaATCCAGTTGATTAGTATGTTTGTATTAAATACTTTATCATTCAGAAAAgtcacatatttaaaaaaagccaCAGTTCAAAGAATTTCTAATCCTCAGAGCACAAGCCAGAGCACAAAGTTACTCATCTAGTGCACATTCATGTCTGGAAAAATGCCCAGTCTGGACAATCCCCATGTAGCCAATATTTGGCAACCAGGGTTGAACTTTCCTTGAGCCATTATTCCTAAGCATGTGCACAAGATGAAAGTGAAAGACGTTGGCaagaattttcttttctttctgggaAAGCATCAAGCTCAACTTCTGCAGAATCCCAAAACTGCCTCTGATGACAAAGCATACAGTCTAGGCTGTTAAACGAATTATCTCACCAGCATATTATCCTCACATTACTACCAACAAACTGTGCTCAATACAGCCTCTGTCCACGGAGAATTGTTAAACTGAACTGCtgcatttattctttttaacaTGTTATCTCCCTTGACATTATTTGAAAAACCTCAACAACATCTGTATAATGTTTTTACAATTTCCCATCTTTCTCAGTACTTGCAAAGATACATTTATCTTTGCTTTTATAACCTAAAATTAAGACAAAGTCTGTTAACTTGCTCATTCTGTCCCTTAAAGagttttttcatatatttatataatgacaataaagaaaacTGTGCTGAATTGAGTGACCATTATGACCATGGCCCCTTagaaaattataaaaaaaacgtTTGTGAGGAATTTAGGTGTGATTTTTTACAGTAATTTAACATTCGATAAACAGATAAATAATGTGATCAAGaccagcttctttcacctccGCTTACTTGCAAAGGTGAAGCCATTTCTCTGCTTCAGAGACTTTGAGTAAGAAACTTATTGGCCGACtacagctggttcaaaatgccGCGGCAAGGCTACTGACTGGCAAGCAGAAGCGAGAGCACATATCCCCTATACTCACCTCGCTACACTGGATGCCAGTAAGTTTTCGAATTGATTTTAAGATCTTGacacttgtttttaaaacattgCACGAACTAGCTCCTATATATCTTTCTGATCTTTTAAATTGCTATACTCCAGTGAGATCTATGAGGTCTGCGGACCAAATGCTTCTAGTTGTTCCTAGGTCTAGATTAAAACACAGAGGAGATCGGGCTTTTGCTGTGACTGCTCCGAAACTGTGGAATAAACTGCCTTTACATATCAGGACCTCTCCAACACTGGATACTTTTAAAACTCATTTAAAGACCCATTTTTACTCTTTGGCTTTTAATTCTGTATGAGTCTGTCATtcttttattcttattattgtcttatcttttattttactttccttttaaatgttatctgattattttattgtacaATACTTTGGtcaacagttgttgtttttaaaagtgctatataaataaaattgatttgatttgaattcgAATTTCCAGCAGTTTTGTGTATAAAAACAATGGTTTTTAAATGGCTTGGAGAACCAAACATGAACAGTATCTGTAACTTTCTTCTGCTAAGCTTGTCTGATGGAAGCAGCTGTGGAATCTCTAATGGGCTACCAGCAGATTAGGTCAGGAGCAAGCATGTGGTTATGCTTTCaagaccttttttaaaaaaataaaaaaaatctggaataTTTAGTAAGACACCATTATGCATATGCTTAACTCTTTGATTATCTCCCAGATAAACAAAGAGTCAATTGCTGGGTTTTTGCTTTGGCAAAGCAGCTGGCAGTAGCAGGACTTTTATATGTGTGTTCAGCAGTAAGCAGCATCACAACAATCACATCTCTCTGTAGCTGTGTCCAAGTTCTTTACACACCaagttatattattattattatttgttcatacctgaaaaaaaaatgatttcagGTACAGTCTTGGGACACAGAACAGCCTTAATAACACTGATGTATAAACTGGTATAAACACTTTGTACACCCTGTAAATAGTCCCCAAATTGTAGCTATCCATAGATATATATTTTACGTAAAACCATGTTTTATCTGTTGATTAAtatcagacaaacaaacacacgcacacacacacacacacacagcagcttgAAAATCTTTAACTCTGCACAGCACACAGTTTTCATATTCTGACCCTTGAAGGCGAGGGGCCACACAGTGTAGTAGCGGGCCCAGTTGTGTGTAGGTCCGGGCTGGTCCAGATACCATGGAGAGGCTAGAATTACCCTGAGCCCTGCTTTAACCACCCTGCGTACTTCACACAGGTAACAGCCCTCTCTCCATACCTCCACCACTGATAGAGAAGTGCGCTGTAACACAAGGCTTTGGGCTCTCAGACAGATAAACAGAAAGCATGATatacatagactgtatataaataatGGACACAGCTAGGTGTCTTTACTGTTGCTCTCTTGCTGTTTTAACGAGTATCACGTTGGGAATCAGTAAGGCTTAAAACTGGCaactgaaactaaacacaaGCTTTCTTTTTGCACTCAAGTGACTCGCCCCCTTCAGGACACTAGAAAGAATGCCGATTTCAGGCACTGTGCATTGGCTGTGTTTTTTCAGACCTCTCACGTCCATTGTTTGCATACAGTCCATGGTGAAAGATCAGATCAGAACAGAACAGATGGATGTTGTCAACAAACTGTTTTAAACTGCTGGTTAGTTGGCTCAAACCACTAAACCTGCAGAGTGTAAAATTACATTTGTATCAAATGTATCTGAAGAACTTCTTAATagaggattttattttttccacaatTAGCCAGTTCTGTTTTAATGTGACAATTTCCATCCTGTACTCATCTGCAGAGCTAATAGCAACTGAGCCAACAGTGTCACAACAACTACAAAAATAACTGGTGCATTTTTATAGAATATGCATGGATCCTGTAGATACTTGAACACACTCTAAAATATCTATAATTAATAATCCAAGAACAAAACTGTAAAGACACAGGACTATGCAAAAATGTTGAGCCACTCCTCATTCcttcatattttgcttccaaggagcaaTACTTTGTTGTAATTTTTCAGGGGTTGTCTTGtacaatagttctccaggctggTTTTTTTTGGGCATTGGCTGCTTTAGCACTCGATTTCAGTCCAATCCTTGTACCCAAGGATTTCTTTTAGGCCATTTAACACTTACCAATGAATTATTCATGCATAGAAACACACCCAAGGGATGAACCAGCAAAGAATTTTACATTGTATCTTTAGACACTTTGTCATTAGCAGCAAGATTAGCAAGAATTTTGATCCagcatgcaataccatctgtaAAGcgtctgattggcaacagcttcattttttagCTTGACAATGACCACAAACACTGCCAATGCGGGACAACAAaaatgaagagctttgaatgtccttcaaatctggagaactattcctgaagactacttaaagaaattaccaGAAAGCTTGCCTAAGTGCAGGAACATTTATATACAGAACTGCACTTATTTCTTATCTTCTTAGcagaatataaataaattatgggTGGCTTTTGCATAGTACTGCCCTGGTAAAATATTATAAAATTCATTgaaattcacttttttttttaatttcaaatttgTACTTGTTAaatttgtgtgaatgtgtgtgtgaatgggtgaatgactgaatgtagtgtgaagcactttggggtccttagggactagaaaagcgctatacaaatgcaggccgtTTACCGTTTACCGTTTAAAATCAACATCATGCACTTCCAACCACATcctctaaaaaccacaaacgcaggaaatgtacattttttataTCATGAAATATAAGTGTTTCGGTGGGGCGTACTTACTCGTTCATGATAGTCAAAAACATCCTGCCACACAATGGATGTTCTGTTGAGAGCTACAGTGATGTTCacaatgctaaaaaaaagataagCACATGAATGCATCAGTTGGTGTATTTTGCAGAACCTTCTACATTGTATTTTCCCTTTTACAACCTACTTCTCCATGTAGTAAGCTTCCAGTTTGGTGAAGTCTGCTCCAAATCCCATTTTCAGCATGAATGCTCGGACATCAGGGTTGGATttcctacaaaaaaaaatgtgttcattGTTTATGTAAAATTTTCATAAACtctcttttatttaattatcaAAAATCAGAAAAACTTATTCGAAATTGTTAACAATCAGCCGACGTGTAAATGATAGTTACATTTTAACCTACCAGCAGGAAAAGTTAACCTCATCTCCTCCTAAGTGGATATAGGAATCAGGAAACACCGAAGACACTTCCTTAAATAGTGTTGCCATGAACTTGTACGTGGAGGGCAATATTGGATTAACAGGACCAAAAGTACCAGAAGGGCTGCTCCCACTGTAGCAGGGAGTCAACAGGTCAGACTGGCCTGAGAAATAATTGTAAATAATTAATTTGACTCAGTCATATccttcaaatacatttttttgcattttctatCGAGAGCAGACAATTTGTTCCACTGATGTAACCACATAAGCAGTAAGTCAGCCTTCACTACATATTATATTGCCATTTATAGTCTTGACTTGCAGATTTGGCAGAAATTATTCCTACTGAGCCTTAACTGGACATCATGCCAAGTACTTTTTCTTCTATAGATCAAAATGCTGAAATCATTTGGACTAAACTGTTTATTGTTAATGTCACTTACTGGATGTTGGGAGTTTAACTGAATTTTTACCTTTTCCCCAAGACTGAGTGTGGCCTGGTGAATCAAACTCAGGAAGGACTCTTATTCCCCGCATTCTGGCAAATGAGATCACCCTTCCTACATCTGACTGCGTGTAGATGTGAGTCATCGGATGGAAAGCCCCCTGAATAAGAGCCAGAAGTCGCTGTTCAGAGTGGATGCTATTTTTCAGCCATTTCCTATCTCATGAGTCTATATGCATTAAACTTACTTAGATTTCTGGGATAAAATAGCCAAGAACACCTTAGAAAATTAGGATATTTTTTGCAAGGCAAATTGTAATGAATGTGCATAGTTACAGTGAGGATCATATGATAGGACTTACGTAAGTGCCTCAAGGAAGAATATCAACAAACCTTAGCAGACAGGTCCGGAAAGGTGCGGCTCTGATAAGGGAAGGAGGGGTCATCGACAATGTGCCAATGAAACACATTGAACTTACTGAAGGCCATCGCATCCTAACAGAAAACATGTATGTCAATACAGCTTATAATAAATACAGTGACTCAAACAGAAGGCTGAAGTTTCGATTGTGTCATCTGATTATTACCAGGGTTTTTAAAATGGCCTGCACTGGTAAATAATGACGTGAAGTGTCCAATAAAATCCCTCTGAACTGAAAGCGGGGGAAGTCTTTAATCTCAGTCTTGTTCACATAatactaaattaaaaacaaacagaaaaaagggaaaaatattAATTATGCACATATTTGAAACGTGATTACTCCAGAGGCCTTGTTGTTAGTTTGTGCATTAGGAAAAACTGCGACTTACTGAGCCAAAATCCTCTTGATAAACCAACTGACTGAAGGTTTCCAGACCTGTGCTTAAACAGAGGGTGTACAGTACATAATCAGCAATTTGTTATACATGATAGATGAGGTTGACAAAATGTTGGAATTTCCCTACTTTATAATCCACATGCAGTAGGCCTACTTGAAATTCTACTGAGTAAAACTATAAAgaaggtgtctgtgtgtgccacATGAAGTGTTGCATCAGTTGAGTCACATGAGTTAAACAAAACTGGAAATACATAGCACAACCTGACAGGCTACTTACTGAATATGTAGTAGAACAAGAAATCTGCTACAACTCATCAAGCTTTGACATACTTTGCCAGCttaagaatcagaatcagaatcagaatactttattaatcccgaaggaaattagggaTGGTTAACATGTTTGTTTAATTACCAATGCTCTTCAGATATATTTTACATATGCTATAATCACCTCTTAGAGCACCCCACACAGTTTCTGCCTTCAGAGATGCTTGTCCAGCAGAGACGCTCAGAGTGTCTGGAACACAAACAGGAGAAATTATGATATTTTGTCAATCTCTATATAGTATTATGGTGGTTAAATTCATTACAAAACAGTGTTACTTGCTCTAATCAATGGGCATCAGCGGGTTGTACTTACATTGCTCAGAAGAGTCTTCATCTGGGTAGCTGTCGCAATCATCGCGGCCGACACTTACTTGGACAGTAAATGGTTTATCCACACTGAATCGCAGAAAACCGTAACCTGGTGGTGATAAATATTAAACCATTACCACAGTATTTGCAGAAGTAAACTTGCACTTTAAGCACATTACACACTGATTTTTGTTCCCTAGGAGCTGTGgttcttgtgtttgtttctgaaaAGACAAAAACGAAGCTGTGCTACTCTCGTCCATTGTTATTGTGAGGTTATTTTCAGTTGGTATGCCCGTGCTGGCTGACTGATGACCTGTTGTCTGTACAATGACCATTGATCTGTTTTAAAAGCCAGCATGACAAACAACATTGAAGCCACGTGAGCACTTTGCTCTGTTTATTGTGCGTTTACAATCATGTTTTAAACGTGTTATAATGCCAAACCATCTACTAATAGTGTCCAGATTAGACTTTCACAAAAAGTTAGTTTTTATAGGCTATTTCATATCCTTAATGTTTTTCGAATATCTAAACAGTCTGACTGAACAACTACAACGTTCAAGTTCAGCAAGACTTTAAATCTTACTTCGTTTTTGCATTTTAAGAATTTCACCTCACTATAAAACCTACCAGATGAGTAGTCtggaaaaataagagaaaagtaTCTCTTAAATGCTTCATCCAGAACAGAGCAGCCCTCCTGTGCAGCTGATTGACTTCCGTAAGTAAAGTAGAAAGCCTGGGGATTCAGAGGGTATCGCTCCGGTGAGGAGGTAATAGATTGCGGTAAAGGCCATACTCCCTCAACTGAGTGCAGCCCAAGctggaggaaaataaaaaacaccaaATTATAGCTGGGAAAAGTGTATCGTCCAGACGTTACTACAGACATGACTTCCCTCGCTCTTCACTAGCGCGAACTGCACCGTCAAAACGATACCTGTCATGTGCTTAGATGAATGCAATCACATGACTGCGGCAGCGAGTTAATAAGTCGAGTTCGTCTTCCGGAAAATATAAgtaaacattatttttatttaaacattatttCATTTGGTAAGACCTGGACCAAGGTCGCTGTAgtttaaataaattgtaaatttACAGGAAATGCTTTCAGTTTTAGttgatatgtatatatatatatatatatagtcttatatatatatataaatatataaaagacTGGTTTAAGGCAGCATGTACAGTGGGACGTACTCACACAACTGACTTAACAAAGTGTTTGCAAATGTGTCATGCAATGTGCTGCCTGAACCGCAGAATCTGACCCGGATATATATAAGCATCCCTTTAAAATATAAGTAAACGTAAGTTATTTTAAGTCATTGAAAACTTTAATTAAGAAGTACTCTACTACTCGAATTAATTTTAGCGATCcatttattcaattcaattcaattttatttatatagccaaATCAATTTATTAAA
The Maylandia zebra isolate NMK-2024a linkage group LG7, Mzebra_GT3a, whole genome shotgun sequence DNA segment above includes these coding regions:
- the hexa gene encoding beta-hexosaminidase subunit alpha isoform X2, coding for MSVVTSGRYTFPSYNLVFFIFLQLGLHSVEGVWPLPQSITSSPERYPLNPQAFYFTYGSQSAAQEGCSVLDEAFKRYFSLIFPDYSSGYGFLRFSVDKPFTVQVSVGRDDCDSYPDEDSSEQYTLSVSAGQASLKAETVWGALRGLETFSQLVYQEDFGSYYVNKTEIKDFPRFQFRGILLDTSRHYLPVQAILKTLDAMAFSKFNVFHWHIVDDPSFPYQSRTFPDLSAKGAFHPMTHIYTQSDVGRVISFARMRGIRVLPEFDSPGHTQSWGKGQSDLLTPCYSGSSPSGTFGPVNPILPSTYKFMATLFKEVSSVFPDSYIHLGGDEVNFSCWKSNPDVRAFMLKMGFGADFTKLEAYYMENIVNITVALNRTSIVWQDVFDYHERRTSLSVVEVWREGCYLCEVRRVVKAGLRVILASPWYLDQPGPTHNWARYYTVWPLAFKGTEEQKKLVIGGEVCMWGEYVDATNLTPRLWPRASAAAERLWSDEKQTSDVDKAFPRLQDFRCELLRRGIQAEPLFVGHCKHEYQGV
- the hexa gene encoding beta-hexosaminidase subunit alpha isoform X1, with translation MSVVTSGRYTFPSYNLVFFIFLQLGLHSVEGVWPLPQSITSSPERYPLNPQAFYFTYGSQSAAQEGCSVLDEAFKRYFSLIFPDYSSGYGFLRFSVDKPFTVQVSVGRDDCDSYPDEDSSEQYTLSVSAGQASLKAETVWGALRGLETFSQLVYQEDFGSYYVNKTEIKDFPRFQFRGILLDTSRHYLPVQAILKTLDAMAFSKFNVFHWHIVDDPSFPYQSRTFPDLSAKGAFHPMTHIYTQSDVGRVISFARMRGIRVLPEFDSPGHTQSWGKGQSDLLTPCYSGSSPSGTFGPVNPILPSTYKFMATLFKEVSSVFPDSYIHLGGDEVNFSCWKSNPDVRAFMLKMGFGADFTKLEAYYMENIVNITVALNRTSIVWQDVFDYHERIPKDTVLHIWKGLPASYAAELSAITKAGYRVLLAAPWYINHISYGQDWRNYYTVQPLNFSGTEEQKKLVIGGEVCMWGEYVDATNLTPRLWPRASAAAERLWSDEKQTSDVDKAFPRLQDFRCELLRRGIQAEPLFVGHCKHEYQGV